Sequence from the Syntrophaceae bacterium genome:
GACACGGGACGTCCCGCCCCGCGGCATCCTCCTGGACGGGAAGTCCTTGCGGCAAAGGAGAATGGACGTGGATTACATCGATCGAACCAAGGCGATCCGCCCGGGCGAGGAACTGGATCTCACTCGCCTTGAGCCGTACCTGAGAAGCGCCATTCCCGGCCTGGACGGGCCGATGGCGGTGGAGCAGTTTCCCGGCGGTTATTCCAACCTGACCTATCTGATCCGCTGTGGCGGCCGGGAGATGGTCCTCCGCCGGCCTCCCTTCGGGAAAAAGGCCAAGACGGCCCACGACATGGGCCGGGAATACCGGGTACTCAAGGCCCTCCGGCCTTCCTTCCCCTGCTGTCCCGAACCCCTGGTCTACACGGAGGACGAATCGATCCTCGGCTGCCCCTTCTTCGTCATGGAGAGAATCCGCGGGATCATCCTCCGGCGCGAGTTGCCGAAAGGGCTCATCTTCACGCCGCAGGAGGCCCGGAAGCTCAGCGAGAATCTGCTGGATGTCCTAGTCGATCTGCACAGCGTCGACGTAAAGAAGGCCGGGCTTGGCGATTTCGGCAAACCGGAGGGGTATGTCCGGCGCCAGGTGGAGGGATGGAGCGGGCGATACCGGAACGCCCGGACGCCCGACGCTCCGGACTTCGAGGCCGTCATGACCTGGCTCGCGGAAAAACAGCCGCCCGAATCGGACCGCGTTTCGTTGATTCACAACGATTACCGCTTCGACAACGTGGTCCTTCACCCGGACGACCCCTTCCGGGTCATCGGGATCCTGGACTGGGAAATGGCCACCATCGGCGACCCCTTGATGGACCTGGGAGGCGCCCTGGCCTACTGGGTGGAAAAGGACGACTCTCCGGACCGTCAGGTCATCCTCTTCGGGCCGACCAACCTGGAGGGAGCCCTCACACGCGAGGGGGTGATCGAGTACTACCTGCGGAAAATGGGCATCACGACGAAGGCCATGGACTTCTACCAGACCTTCGGCCTCTTCCGTCTGGCCGTCATTGCCCAGCAGATCTACTATCGATTCTACCACGGCCAGACGAAGGACCAACGGTTCCAGATGATGATCGTGGCCGTCCAGGTTCTCGAGAGGGAAGCCCTGAAGCTGATCGGAACGTCATCCCTTTAAAAAAAAGCAGGGACGGACGGGGAGCGGACCGGCCGCGGCCTGACGTCGCACCCGGCCTGCGTCATAGACCTTCCAGAAGCAGATTTTTCCATCCCCAACGCCGGTCGTCCCGATCCTGCCCCTCCCGGATGCTTCGCTCCAGGTTCAGCCTCATGTCTTCGAATCCCTGGCCATCGAGATCCGCCGGGACGTAGATGGGGTCTCCCCACCGGACGACGATCGTGCTGAAGGGCTTCGGGACCAGCATCCGGTCCCAGCTGCCGAGGACCCAGGCCCGGCTGAAGGAGATGAACACAGGAACAATGGGGGCTCCGGAGAGCTGGGACATGCGAATCAGGCCCGCCTTGATGACCCCCCGGGGTCCCGTGGGGCCGTCGGAGGCATGGACGGCAAAGGGATGCTCCCGCAGGTCCTCGATCATGGCCGAGAGGGCCTCCCGGCCGCCCCGCGTGCTGGATCCCCGGACAGGCCGGAAATTGAGGCGCACCACGAGCCGGGCGATAAGATCCCCGTCCCGGCTGGCGCTGACGATGGCCGAGGGTTTGAACTCCCGGAATCGCGAAGCGTATCCCACGACGCCGAGAACCCGCTGATGCCACAGGGCAGCAATGGCCTTGCCGCCGCCCCGGAGATGGGAAAGCATCCGCTCCTCTCCGATTACCTCAAGCCGCACCAGCAACAGGTAACCGCGGATCAGGTTGTGCGCCAGGGGGATGATGAGGCCGGATTCAACCACCGTTTTGCCAAGCCACTTCAGAAACTTTTTTTTCACGACGTTCCCCGTAAATAAACCGGATTTGAATAGATCCAGGGTCGCCAGCGTCCCCAGAATCGCTGTCTGACTTCCACCCGGTACACCCCGGGCCCCGGGGCCGGCACGGAAAGCAAACGCCCCTGTTCCTCTTTTACCAGGCCCCCGTCCCGGAGCAGGCGGATCCGTCCTTCCCCGGGAACCCGTACGGTGAGGACGCAGTCTTCATCGGACCGGAAAGGGGCATCTTCTCCCATGGCGACGTCACCACCCGGTCGTTCCGCGTGAAAGCGAAACCCGGTGGAGGATCCCAACCAGTCATTCGCCACATAGGAGCGGCCCTGCGCCAGGGCTTCCAGGACCGCTTCCGCCGCCGGCCCCGGCTCCTCCGGCAGGGGTTCCTCCGTCAGGATGTGGGTCCGCAGAATCGGCAGGACCCGGGCAAAGGGAAAGACCGGCATGGCCACACCGAACCAGCGCTTTGTCGTGTTGTGGTTGTCGCACTCGCCGATCCCCGGGACCCGTCGCTCCCGCCCCAGGGCATCCCATCGGGCCAGCGTCTCCTGCTCGGGCCCTCGGAGGAACAGGCCCGGCATCAGGTAACTCGCCACGGCCTTTCCGTGTCCCGTGAGGGATCCCTGCCAGTCCGTCATGAAATCCCAGATGCCGAGGCCGTTGTAACCGGTGACGTTCCAGTCCTTCCAGGGATAGTGTTTCACGTGAAACAGAGGGGCTCCCTTGTGGTCCGGGTGGGCGATGAAGCCGATGCCGCCCTCTTCCCGGACACGGTCGATGTAGCTTTGCGGATCCGCTTCTTCCGTGTCGTCGGGAATGTCGACGGCCCCGCAGGGACCGAACGCCAGATAATGATTGAAGCGCGGTGATATCTCCTGGCCAACGAGGACGAGGACGCCGTCGTGCCATCCTTCCCAGCCCCGGTCCCGGGCGGTGATGCAGGCATGGTCCGTCAGGGCGAGAAAATGAACTCCCGATGTCCGGGCCGCCCGGACCATCTCGGCCACCGGCGTCCGCCCGTCAAAGGAATACTCCGAGTGAAGGTGGATAACACCTGTATAATCATGCACGATCCGGTTCTCCCTTCCGTCCGGACCGCCGCGGGCCGAGGCCGTCAACGGGACATCCTTCGCAGCGTGGTTCTGCTTTCCGGCAGAACACCTTCCCCGTCTGGACGAAGAGCGCGTGATACTGCTTGAAGAGGGGCACGTTCTCCGGCAGGCCGCGAACAACCACGTCCCGAACGGCTCTATAGGTTTCCGATCCATCGATCCATTCATGCCTGGCCAGGATCCGCCTTGTATAGGCGTCGACGACGAACACTGGCCGGTTCCCCGCGTAGAGGAGAATACTGTCCGCCGTCTCCTCCCCGATCCCGTGAACGGACAGCAATTCATCTCTCAACGTCCCGGCATCCTGCCGGAACATCCGCTCCAGGCTCAGATCGTAGCGGGAATGCAGGAAAGAGAGAAATGCCTTCAGGCGGCGAGCCTTGACGCGGAAATACCCCGCAGGGCGGATCCGTTCCGCCAGTCCCGCTTCGTCCAGCCCGAAGAGCCCCTCCGGGGTCAGACAGCCGGTCTCCTTGAGGTTCCCTATGGCCTTCTCCACGCTCGTCCAGACCGTATTCTGCGTCAGGATGGCCCCGACGGCGACCTCGAAGGGGGTCTCCCCGGGCCACCATCCGAGGTCCCCGAAATGGGCGTTCATCCTTGCATAGAGATCGACGGTCGAAGGAGCGCTGTCCATGATTTTGCCTTGTCGGCTGGAAAAGAGGAGGGGTGGCTGCCTCCTCACCGGGGTTCCCCGGGAGGAGGCGCCTGGGGGATGGCCGTGGTAGTCGTCCGGAACCCTACTTCCGGAGGGCCACGTAAAAGGTGGCCCGGCCCCGCTTGATCTGGAGGAGCACCGTGTTCTTGTCGCTCTTCCTGGAGATCTCCCGTTGATAATCCCTTACGGAAGTGACCCGCACCTTGTTCACCTGGAGGATGATATCCTGGGGCTGCAGGCCGACTTCGTCCGCCTGGCTCGCCTCCCGAACCTCCGTCACCAGAACGCCGCTCCGCGGAGCGATCCCCAGGTACCGGGCCACCTGCGGCGTGATGTCCTGAACGGCGATGCCGAAGTCCTGTTTTTCGTCCTTGCCTCTCGCTCGTGCCATCTCCTTCGAGTCGGTCCGTTCCTCCACGACAACCTGGAACGTTCGTTCCACGCCGTCCCGCAGCACCTTTACGGAAATCCGGTCATCCACATGCATCGAAGCGATCATGAGCAGGAGATCGTGGGTGTCCTTCACCTTCTTGCCGTTGATCTCGGTCACGACGTCTCCTGCCTGGATTCCCGCCTTGTCGGCGGGATCTCCCTTGAACACGTCGGAAATCAGGGCTCCGCTCCGGTCCTGTAGCTTCATGCTCTTTGCCAGGTCCTCCGTCACATCCTGCACGGAGATCCCCAGCCAGCCCCTGGTCACCTTCCCTTTTGCCTTCAGATCCGAAAGAATGGCCTTGGCCATCTCCATGGGAATGGCAAAACCGATTCCCTGTCCCTGGGCCACAATGGCCGTGTTGATGCCTACGACCTTCCCCTCCATGTTGAACAGGGGACCGCCGCTGTTGCCCGGGTTGATGGAGGCGTCGGTCTGGATGAAGTTGTCATAAGGCCCGGCCCCAATCACCCTTCCCTTGGCACTGACGATGCCCGCCGTCACGGTCGCGTCCAGGCCGAACGGGTTGCCGATGGCGACGACCCAGTCCCCGACCCGGATCTTCTCCGAGTCTCCCAGTTCCGCCACGGGCAGGCTGTCGGAGGTCTTGATCCGGATGAGGGCGAGGTCCGTCTTGGCGTCCCGGCCGATGACCCGGGCCTCGAACTCCCGGCTGTCAGAGAGCTTCACGAGGATCTTGTCGGCCTGTTCGATGACGTGATTGTTGGTGAAGATGTATCCATCGGAACTGATGATGAACCCCGAGCCCAGGCTCCGCTGCTTGAAGGTGCGCGGTGTATCGCCGAAGAACCGGCGGAAGAAATCGTCCCCAAAATACCGATCCATGGAATCGTCCTGCCCGAAGGGACTCCGGAGCATCCCCCGGCCGCCGGAACGGACGGTCTTGGTCGTGCTGATGTTGACCACCGCCGGTTTCACCTTCTCCGCCAGATCGGCAAAGGAGCCCGGCGCCCGGACGCTGACGGCGTTGGCGTTGGGAATCTCCGTCCCAGACGGAGCGAATGACGATTTCAGGACCTCCACGAAGGAGACGATAAAAAAGGCGATCAGAAACGCCAGGAGAAACAGAATGAAGGTTCTCCGGCTGCTGCCTTCCTTGGCCATATTTCCTCCCCATGCACTTTGCTGAAAACTCTTGCCTCGCCGGAAGAATATGCGGCGGCTCGCGTGATCCGGTCTTATAAACGGATCCGGACTTTTGTCAACCGCCTTCTCCACAGCCGGGAACGTTCACTCGCAACCGGTCAGGCCGGTCGGTTCTCCTGAAGAACAGGATTGGTGAGGGTCCCGATTCCCTCGATCTCCACGGTTACCGTGTCGCCGGCATGTAGGAAAATCGGCGGCTTCCTCGTGAATCCAACGCCCTGCGGCGTCCCCGTGAGAATCACCGTTCCCGGTTCGAGGGTCATGGAAAGACTCAGGTTGCTTATAATGGCCGCCACCGGAAAGATCATGTCGGCGGTGGAGGCGTCCTGCAGGGCCTGCCCGTTCACCAGGCAGCGGATCCGCAGGTTTCCAGGGTCAGCCACTTCGTCCCGGGTCACAAGCCAGGGTCCCAGCGGGCAGAAGGTGTCGAAACTCTTGCCCCGGGCCCACTGCCCTTTCTGCTTCTCGATCTGCCAGTCCCGCGCACTGACGTCGTTGGCACAGGCATACCCGAAGATGTATTCCATCGCCTCCTCCGGGGCGATGTTCTTGGCCCGGCGGCCGATGATCACCGCCAGTTCCGCCTCGTAATCCACGTGTTCTGCACCGGCCCGGGGAAGGAGGATCGGATCGCCCGGACCGATGAGGCTCGTCGTGGCCTTCAGAAACAGAACCGGCTGCTCCGGATAGGACATGGCGAACTCATCCCCGTGCTGGCGGTAATTGATGCCGAGGGCAAGTATGTTCGGTGGAGACAGGGGGCAGAGGAGCCGCCTGACGGGCCGGCAATCCGCGCCGACCTCGAAACCACCGAAGAGATCCCCCTTCAGAACCCATGCCTCGTCCGCCCGGTCGTCGCGGGCCATCCCCCAGTCGATCCGGCCTTCCGGATCGGCAAAACGAATGATCTTCATGCCGCTCTCCCTCCGATCCATTGCACCGGCATCCAGGCCGCCGGGAACGTGATTCTTCCTGCTTTCATCGGACCCCTTCCCTCCGGACAGCCGGCAATTCCGGTTCCCGGCGCCGCAGGCCGGTCTTCCGGCGAATCTATGCATTCATAACACG
This genomic interval carries:
- a CDS encoding phosphotransferase family protein; translated protein: MDYIDRTKAIRPGEELDLTRLEPYLRSAIPGLDGPMAVEQFPGGYSNLTYLIRCGGREMVLRRPPFGKKAKTAHDMGREYRVLKALRPSFPCCPEPLVYTEDESILGCPFFVMERIRGIILRRELPKGLIFTPQEARKLSENLLDVLVDLHSVDVKKAGLGDFGKPEGYVRRQVEGWSGRYRNARTPDAPDFEAVMTWLAEKQPPESDRVSLIHNDYRFDNVVLHPDDPFRVIGILDWEMATIGDPLMDLGGALAYWVEKDDSPDRQVILFGPTNLEGALTREGVIEYYLRKMGITTKAMDFYQTFGLFRLAVIAQQIYYRFYHGQTKDQRFQMMIVAVQVLEREALKLIGTSSL
- a CDS encoding lysophospholipid acyltransferase family protein, translating into MKKKFLKWLGKTVVESGLIIPLAHNLIRGYLLLVRLEVIGEERMLSHLRGGGKAIAALWHQRVLGVVGYASRFREFKPSAIVSASRDGDLIARLVVRLNFRPVRGSSTRGGREALSAMIEDLREHPFAVHASDGPTGPRGVIKAGLIRMSQLSGAPIVPVFISFSRAWVLGSWDRMLVPKPFSTIVVRWGDPIYVPADLDGQGFEDMRLNLERSIREGQDRDDRRWGWKNLLLEGL
- a CDS encoding PHP domain-containing protein, with translation MHDYTGVIHLHSEYSFDGRTPVAEMVRAARTSGVHFLALTDHACITARDRGWEGWHDGVLVLVGQEISPRFNHYLAFGPCGAVDIPDDTEEADPQSYIDRVREEGGIGFIAHPDHKGAPLFHVKHYPWKDWNVTGYNGLGIWDFMTDWQGSLTGHGKAVASYLMPGLFLRGPEQETLARWDALGRERRVPGIGECDNHNTTKRWFGVAMPVFPFARVLPILRTHILTEEPLPEEPGPAAEAVLEALAQGRSYVANDWLGSSTGFRFHAERPGGDVAMGEDAPFRSDEDCVLTVRVPGEGRIRLLRDGGLVKEEQGRLLSVPAPGPGVYRVEVRQRFWGRWRPWIYSNPVYLRGTS
- a CDS encoding endonuclease III domain-containing protein, translating into MDSAPSTVDLYARMNAHFGDLGWWPGETPFEVAVGAILTQNTVWTSVEKAIGNLKETGCLTPEGLFGLDEAGLAERIRPAGYFRVKARRLKAFLSFLHSRYDLSLERMFRQDAGTLRDELLSVHGIGEETADSILLYAGNRPVFVVDAYTRRILARHEWIDGSETYRAVRDVVVRGLPENVPLFKQYHALFVQTGKVFCRKAEPRCEGCPVDGLGPRRSGRKGEPDRA
- a CDS encoding DegQ family serine endoprotease, with the translated sequence MAKEGSSRRTFILFLLAFLIAFFIVSFVEVLKSSFAPSGTEIPNANAVSVRAPGSFADLAEKVKPAVVNISTTKTVRSGGRGMLRSPFGQDDSMDRYFGDDFFRRFFGDTPRTFKQRSLGSGFIISSDGYIFTNNHVIEQADKILVKLSDSREFEARVIGRDAKTDLALIRIKTSDSLPVAELGDSEKIRVGDWVVAIGNPFGLDATVTAGIVSAKGRVIGAGPYDNFIQTDASINPGNSGGPLFNMEGKVVGINTAIVAQGQGIGFAIPMEMAKAILSDLKAKGKVTRGWLGISVQDVTEDLAKSMKLQDRSGALISDVFKGDPADKAGIQAGDVVTEINGKKVKDTHDLLLMIASMHVDDRISVKVLRDGVERTFQVVVEERTDSKEMARARGKDEKQDFGIAVQDITPQVARYLGIAPRSGVLVTEVREASQADEVGLQPQDIILQVNKVRVTSVRDYQREISRKSDKNTVLLQIKRGRATFYVALRK
- a CDS encoding 5-carboxymethyl-2-hydroxymuconate isomerase, giving the protein MKIIRFADPEGRIDWGMARDDRADEAWVLKGDLFGGFEVGADCRPVRRLLCPLSPPNILALGINYRQHGDEFAMSYPEQPVLFLKATTSLIGPGDPILLPRAGAEHVDYEAELAVIIGRRAKNIAPEEAMEYIFGYACANDVSARDWQIEKQKGQWARGKSFDTFCPLGPWLVTRDEVADPGNLRIRCLVNGQALQDASTADMIFPVAAIISNLSLSMTLEPGTVILTGTPQGVGFTRKPPIFLHAGDTVTVEIEGIGTLTNPVLQENRPA